A DNA window from Amycolatopsis sp. DSM 110486 contains the following coding sequences:
- the eccCa gene encoding type VII secretion protein EccCa, translated as MSTETVKRGPRVAGPELPEGQEDLQEPPVLAEPAARDFNSLLMMLPMGIGSMVMILAFSGVGGSSPMTYVLGGGMGVSMMAMSLGQLSRAAGERKRKMKAERRDYLRYIAQVRERARSTAEHQRRAVAWNNPSPDSLWSLAMGPRLWERRVSHDDFGRVRIGLGSQQSALELMPPVTKPIEDLDPLSAISLRRFTETYRTLSGIPTAVGLRSFTSVEFDGDPEAAVGLVRAMLAQLITFHSPDELRVAVLTTEAAQSQWDWVKWMPHNNHPTFRDPAGPLRLLATDHDELMDILGPDVADRDDHDKAVGPTTTEPLVVIVAHLAPIPESSRLVGAGLRNVVLLDVTGALPGGPKVLRLTTKDDLVEFPAGTGAGSALRDELSVTQAEGLARLLAPKRTSGTLEIAEQPLESDFGLTALLNIKDVHTFDIPAQWRPRAVQRARMSVPIGVTEEGEIVELDLKESAQGGMGPHGMLIGATGSGKSELLRTLVLGLAATHSSEILNFVLVDFKGGATFLGMDRLPHTSAMITNLADELPLVDRMQDSLNGEMVRRQEQLRASGYPSLYEYEKARAAGEQLAPMPTLFLVVDEFSELLSAKPEFMELFVSVGRLGRSLGVHLLLASQRLDEGRIHRVEGHLSYRIALRTFSSMESRSVIGVGSAYELPSEPGNGFLKIDTTNLVRFKAAYVSGPVPAGGGEGHSDAARVSREVVPFFTQSRPSRFIIRDDEPDPAEKKMSDVDALDAAPVGPTLADVFVDRLTGAGPAARQVWLPPLAESPSLDSLLPSVLPDPVRGMSVQDPAHHGRLRVPMGMIDRPFEQVRELLMADLSSAAGHVAVVGGPKTGKSTIVRTLVLALAMTHTPQEVQFYGLDFGGGGIMSINGLPHVGSVATRLERDRVVRTIEEISQIMEYRENVFSERGVESMEVYRQLRRRGQIDDPFGDVFLVIDGWYSLKNDYSELEQKIGELASRGLSFGIHVVIASTRWSEIRPYLRDLLQTRFELRLGDPMESEIGSRKAKTVPNQPGRGMTPDGLHFLAALPRMDGSSATDDLAAATKAVAEEVHTFWPGRKAPAVRMLPNTLPISELPRPDGDLRIALGQDEQRLLPVWHNFEATPHLLTFGDNETGKTNLLRLVIRSVLARYQPSEAKIVLADPSRTLDTEVPEAYRVGYATTTEALQELAAQASVSLTPRVPDQSITADRLKRRDWWTGPRLFFVVDDYQLLTGGMGSPLEPLLSLLSQGSYIGFHLIVARSTSGAMRALSDPVIRRAWELGSPGVVFSYPKEEGKFLGEATPRNLPAGRAQLVTRRGVKLVQTGYVPLGAEAEQQQLVGGLR; from the coding sequence GTGAGTACTGAGACGGTCAAGCGTGGCCCGCGGGTCGCGGGTCCGGAGCTGCCCGAGGGGCAGGAAGACCTGCAGGAGCCGCCGGTGCTCGCCGAGCCGGCGGCCCGGGACTTCAACTCGCTGTTGATGATGCTGCCGATGGGCATCGGGTCGATGGTGATGATCCTGGCGTTCTCGGGCGTCGGCGGCAGCTCGCCGATGACGTACGTGCTCGGTGGCGGCATGGGCGTGTCGATGATGGCCATGAGCCTGGGCCAGCTGTCGCGGGCGGCGGGTGAGCGCAAGCGGAAGATGAAGGCCGAGCGGCGCGACTACCTGCGTTACATCGCGCAGGTCCGCGAGCGCGCCCGGTCGACGGCGGAGCACCAGCGGCGGGCGGTGGCGTGGAACAACCCGTCGCCGGATTCGCTGTGGTCGCTGGCTATGGGGCCGCGGCTGTGGGAACGGCGGGTGAGCCACGACGACTTCGGCCGCGTGCGCATCGGGCTGGGGTCGCAGCAGTCGGCGCTGGAGCTGATGCCGCCGGTGACGAAGCCGATCGAGGACCTGGATCCGCTGTCGGCGATCTCCTTGCGGCGCTTCACCGAGACGTACCGGACGTTGTCGGGCATTCCGACGGCGGTGGGGCTGCGCAGCTTCACGAGCGTGGAGTTCGACGGCGACCCCGAGGCCGCCGTCGGTCTGGTGCGGGCGATGCTCGCGCAGCTGATCACGTTCCACTCGCCGGATGAGCTGCGCGTGGCGGTGTTGACGACCGAGGCCGCCCAGTCGCAGTGGGACTGGGTGAAATGGATGCCGCACAACAACCACCCGACGTTCCGCGATCCGGCAGGTCCGTTGCGGTTGCTGGCGACGGATCACGACGAGCTGATGGACATCCTGGGCCCGGACGTCGCCGACCGCGACGACCACGACAAGGCAGTGGGTCCGACCACGACCGAGCCGCTCGTGGTGATCGTGGCGCACCTGGCGCCGATCCCGGAGTCGTCGCGGCTGGTGGGCGCGGGTCTGCGCAACGTGGTGCTGCTCGACGTCACGGGCGCGCTGCCCGGTGGCCCGAAGGTGCTGCGGCTGACGACGAAGGACGACCTCGTCGAGTTTCCCGCCGGCACGGGCGCGGGTTCGGCGTTGCGCGACGAGCTGTCGGTGACGCAGGCCGAGGGCCTGGCGCGGTTGCTGGCGCCGAAGCGCACGAGTGGCACGTTGGAGATCGCGGAGCAGCCGCTGGAAAGCGACTTCGGGTTGACGGCGTTGCTGAACATCAAGGACGTGCACACGTTCGACATCCCGGCCCAGTGGCGGCCGCGCGCGGTGCAGCGGGCGCGGATGTCGGTCCCGATCGGCGTGACCGAAGAGGGCGAGATCGTCGAGCTGGACCTGAAGGAATCGGCGCAGGGCGGCATGGGCCCGCACGGCATGCTGATCGGCGCGACGGGTTCGGGCAAGTCGGAGCTGCTGCGCACGCTGGTGCTGGGGCTGGCGGCGACGCACTCGTCGGAGATCTTGAACTTCGTGCTGGTGGACTTCAAGGGTGGCGCGACGTTCCTGGGGATGGACCGGCTGCCGCACACCTCCGCGATGATCACCAACCTGGCCGACGAGCTGCCGCTGGTCGACCGTATGCAGGACTCGCTCAACGGTGAGATGGTGCGTCGACAGGAACAGTTGCGTGCCAGCGGTTATCCGTCGTTGTACGAGTACGAGAAGGCGCGCGCGGCCGGTGAGCAGCTGGCGCCGATGCCGACGTTGTTCCTGGTGGTGGACGAGTTCTCCGAGCTGTTGAGCGCGAAGCCGGAGTTCATGGAGCTGTTCGTCTCGGTCGGGCGGCTGGGCCGGAGCCTCGGTGTGCACCTGCTGCTCGCGTCGCAGCGGCTGGACGAGGGCCGCATCCACCGCGTGGAGGGCCACCTGTCCTACCGGATCGCGCTGCGCACGTTCTCCTCGATGGAGTCGCGCAGTGTGATCGGGGTCGGCAGCGCGTATGAGCTGCCTTCGGAGCCGGGCAACGGTTTCCTCAAGATCGACACGACGAACCTGGTGCGGTTCAAGGCCGCGTACGTGTCCGGTCCCGTGCCCGCCGGCGGCGGCGAGGGCCACTCGGACGCCGCGCGCGTGAGCCGCGAGGTGGTTCCGTTCTTCACCCAGTCGCGCCCGAGCCGGTTCATCATCCGCGACGACGAGCCGGACCCCGCCGAGAAGAAGATGTCCGATGTGGACGCTCTCGACGCGGCGCCGGTCGGCCCGACGCTGGCCGACGTGTTCGTCGACCGGCTCACGGGCGCGGGTCCGGCGGCGCGGCAGGTGTGGCTGCCGCCGCTGGCGGAGTCGCCGAGCCTCGACTCGCTGCTGCCCAGCGTGCTGCCCGACCCGGTGCGCGGCATGAGCGTGCAGGACCCGGCGCACCACGGTCGCCTGCGGGTGCCGATGGGCATGATCGACCGGCCGTTCGAGCAGGTGCGCGAGCTGCTGATGGCCGACCTGTCCAGTGCCGCGGGCCACGTGGCCGTGGTGGGTGGCCCGAAGACGGGCAAGTCGACCATCGTCCGCACCCTCGTGCTGGCACTGGCGATGACGCACACGCCGCAGGAAGTCCAGTTCTATGGGCTGGACTTCGGTGGTGGCGGCATCATGTCGATCAACGGCCTGCCGCACGTCGGCTCGGTCGCCACGCGCCTCGAGCGTGACCGCGTGGTGCGGACCATCGAAGAGATCTCGCAGATCATGGAGTACCGCGAGAACGTGTTCTCCGAGCGTGGGGTCGAGTCGATGGAGGTCTACCGGCAGCTGCGCCGGCGCGGCCAGATCGACGACCCGTTCGGCGACGTCTTCCTGGTCATCGACGGCTGGTACAGCCTCAAGAACGACTACTCGGAGCTGGAGCAGAAGATCGGCGAGCTGGCCTCGCGCGGTCTGTCGTTCGGCATCCACGTGGTGATCGCGTCCACGCGCTGGTCGGAGATCCGTCCGTACCTGCGCGACCTGCTGCAGACCCGGTTCGAGCTGCGCCTGGGTGACCCGATGGAGTCGGAGATCGGCTCGCGCAAGGCCAAGACGGTGCCGAACCAGCCCGGCCGCGGCATGACGCCGGACGGGCTGCACTTCCTGGCGGCCCTGCCGCGCATGGACGGCAGCTCGGCGACCGACGACCTGGCGGCGGCGACCAAGGCCGTGGCCGAAGAGGTGCACACGTTCTGGCCGGGCCGCAAGGCGCCGGCGGTGCGGATGCTGCCGAACACGTTGCCGATCAGCGAGCTCCCCCGGCCGGACGGCGACCTGCGGATCGCTCTGGGCCAGGACGAGCAGCGGCTGCTGCCCGTGTGGCACAACTTCGAGGCCACGCCGCACCTGCTCACCTTCGGCGACAACGAGACCGGCAAGACCAACCTGCTGCGGCTGGTCATCCGCTCGGTGCTCGCGCGCTACCAGCCGAGCGAGGCGAAGATCGTGCTCGCCGACCCGAGCCGCACGCTCGACACGGAGGTCCCCGAGGCCTACCGCGTCGGCTACGCCACCACCACGGAGGCGTTGCAGGAGCTCGCCGCGCAGGCGAGCGTGTCGCTCACCCCGCGCGTGCCGGACCAGTCCATCACCGCGGACCGGCTCAAGCGCCGCGACTGGTGGACGGGGCCGAGGCTGTTCTTCGTGGTCGACGACTACCAGCTGCTCACCGGCGGAATGGGCTCGCCGCTGGAGCCGTTGCTGTCGCTGCTTTCCCAAGGCTCTTACATCGGGTTCCACCTCATCGTCGCGCGCAGCACCTCCGGTGCGATGCGGGCGCTGAGCGACCCGGTGATCCGCCGGGCGTGGGAGCTCGGCAGCCCCGGCGTGGTCTTCTCCTACCCCAAGGAAGAAGGCAAGTTCCTCGGCGAGGCGACCCCGCGCAACCTGCCCGCGGGCCGCGCGCAGCTGGTCACCCGCCGCGGCGTGAAGCTCGTGCAGACGGGTTACGTGCCGCTGGGCGCGGAAGCCGAGCAGCAGCAGCTGGTGGGCGGCCTGCGATGA
- a CDS encoding type VII secretion protein EccB encodes MVQTQKDHVEAYSFLIGRMTSALVLGDASHLDVPAKRTWNGLLGGALLALLIVVGFFVYGLIAHHTGGSAPSAPVGGTGGPSHTVRIPT; translated from the coding sequence ATGGTGCAGACGCAGAAGGACCACGTCGAGGCGTATTCGTTCCTCATCGGACGGATGACCTCGGCCCTGGTGCTGGGCGACGCGAGCCACCTCGACGTGCCGGCCAAGCGGACCTGGAACGGGCTGCTCGGCGGCGCGCTGCTGGCCCTGCTGATCGTGGTCGGGTTTTTCGTCTACGGCCTGATCGCGCATCACACCGGCGGGAGTGCGCCGTCTGCACCAGTGGGGGGCACCGGCGGGCCGTCCCACACGGTGCGCATCCCGACGTGA
- a CDS encoding right-handed parallel beta-helix repeat-containing protein, with product MNRQLLVVGGDRPGAFPTIGAALAQAQPGATISVNPGRYEENLVVDRMVSLVAEQGAGTVEVVASEGSVLVANAEAVQLRGFTLTSTDSNLVAVDVVRGEAALDGCRISGASWATLLARLQGQLALRGCTVTSSAGAGVVVASPAQSTIEDTEIVDAASSGIVVAEVGSVVLRRCAVRRPQGNGICVNGEAVAVIEHCEITGAQKPAMVVEQQGRATITGLTVRESANVDLYLTSQGRISVASSQFVAAPMQAAHVAGSSAPLLRECVFSGAERNAVQATANAAPQFVDCTFEGSPVAILVDGEATPKFERATVRGSTQTAVLVNAEAAVKITGLRLNTEAGPGIVLSGQSRMELADASIETGREAGLEATESARVTVADVRVGSTAEHAVTLGASTPSSLTSVLVRGGGLRVSGPAESSLQDCEIAEAKADGITVAGGSVLSASRCRVRSAKRNGVVLEEGSRGSLVECEVLGAGGDGFLVETREPVTIRDCVVNDAGGEAVHRLEDDQATVENVSTDQARAESSSPSGLSSEFPSTPDQPTGPQSVSDAAGEVLDGPLGDLESLVGLAGVKKEVTGLINLIKMSQMRERMGLPMPPMSRHLVFAGPPGTGKTTVARLYGTVLAELGILSKGHMIEVARQDLVGQYIGSTAIKTTEVVEKAIGGVLFIDEAYTLAAGSGGSGPDFGQEAIDALMKIMEDQRDSLVVIVAGYSEQMDLFLQSNPGLASRFTRTIEFPNYSVDELVTITTGLTRKHYYELTDDALQALREYFERVPKDATFGNGRVARKLFEAMVNNQASRLALQPPSKDSELNRLTAEDLRAELVQLPSAAAAAVSVGSDPAAAVGASTGWSRLRTLVGQTGVRENAQRQLVRLGGLKQERQPLGHLANLVISGERGSGRAEFAKLYALSLAELGLVNVGQLVRCSVAADLYPRWPGQAEHLVRTAMNDASGGVLVLDVDGDWEIATHSSGAEVVEAVAEAVTRRPADPVVVLTGQTQRVAALLGVVPALRSSFTVGWELGEYTVDELAEIAVRLLVRRGHDVPDDVRDALAHELASASEHTVHAAHELARTLSVAAASRTLAAADLRGIRPPETGALALGPGLASVG from the coding sequence ATGAACCGACAGTTGCTCGTGGTCGGCGGTGATCGGCCGGGGGCGTTCCCGACCATCGGCGCCGCGCTGGCGCAGGCGCAGCCGGGGGCCACGATCAGCGTGAACCCGGGTCGCTACGAGGAGAACCTCGTGGTGGACCGGATGGTTTCGCTGGTCGCCGAGCAGGGTGCGGGCACCGTCGAGGTCGTGGCGAGCGAGGGCAGCGTCCTCGTCGCCAACGCCGAGGCCGTGCAGCTGCGCGGGTTCACGCTCACCAGCACCGACAGCAACCTCGTGGCCGTCGACGTGGTGCGCGGCGAAGCGGCGCTGGACGGCTGCCGGATCTCCGGTGCGTCCTGGGCGACGCTGCTCGCGCGCCTGCAGGGCCAGCTCGCGCTGCGCGGCTGCACGGTGACGAGCTCGGCGGGCGCCGGCGTGGTCGTGGCTTCGCCCGCGCAGAGCACGATCGAGGACACGGAGATCGTCGACGCGGCGTCGTCGGGGATCGTGGTGGCCGAGGTCGGGTCCGTGGTGCTGCGCCGGTGTGCGGTGCGCCGCCCGCAGGGCAACGGGATCTGCGTGAACGGCGAGGCGGTGGCAGTAATCGAACACTGCGAGATCACCGGCGCACAAAAACCCGCGATGGTGGTGGAACAACAGGGTCGCGCAACAATCACGGGCCTCACTGTGCGTGAAAGCGCAAATGTTGACCTTTATCTCACGAGTCAGGGCCGGATCTCGGTGGCGAGTTCACAGTTCGTCGCCGCGCCGATGCAGGCGGCGCACGTGGCCGGGTCGTCGGCGCCGCTGCTGCGCGAGTGCGTGTTCTCCGGTGCCGAGCGCAACGCGGTGCAGGCGACGGCGAACGCGGCGCCGCAGTTCGTGGACTGCACGTTCGAGGGGTCGCCGGTCGCGATCCTCGTCGACGGTGAGGCGACGCCGAAGTTCGAGCGCGCGACCGTGCGCGGTTCGACGCAGACGGCGGTGCTCGTGAACGCCGAGGCGGCCGTGAAGATCACCGGCCTGCGGCTGAACACCGAAGCCGGGCCCGGCATTGTCCTTTCCGGACAGTCGCGAATGGAACTGGCCGACGCGTCGATCGAGACCGGCCGCGAGGCGGGCCTGGAGGCCACGGAGTCGGCGCGGGTGACCGTGGCCGACGTCAGAGTGGGCTCGACCGCCGAACACGCCGTGACGCTCGGGGCGAGCACGCCGTCGTCGCTCACCTCGGTGCTGGTGCGCGGCGGCGGCCTTCGTGTGTCGGGCCCGGCCGAAAGTTCGTTGCAAGACTGTGAAATCGCCGAGGCGAAGGCCGACGGGATCACCGTCGCGGGCGGCTCCGTGCTGAGTGCTTCGCGGTGCCGCGTGCGCAGCGCCAAGCGCAACGGTGTGGTGCTGGAAGAGGGTTCGCGCGGATCGCTCGTCGAGTGCGAGGTGCTTGGCGCGGGTGGCGACGGGTTCCTCGTCGAGACGCGCGAGCCGGTGACGATCCGCGACTGTGTGGTCAACGACGCGGGCGGCGAGGCCGTGCATCGTCTTGAGGACGACCAGGCGACGGTGGAGAACGTGAGCACCGACCAGGCGCGCGCGGAATCCTCTTCGCCGAGCGGGTTGTCCTCGGAGTTCCCGTCGACGCCCGACCAGCCGACCGGCCCGCAGAGCGTGAGCGACGCCGCGGGTGAGGTGCTGGACGGGCCGCTGGGTGACCTGGAGTCCCTGGTGGGTCTGGCCGGGGTGAAGAAGGAGGTCACCGGCCTGATCAACCTGATCAAGATGTCCCAGATGCGTGAGCGCATGGGGCTGCCGATGCCGCCGATGAGCCGCCACCTCGTGTTCGCGGGCCCTCCCGGTACCGGTAAGACCACGGTCGCGCGCCTGTACGGCACGGTGCTGGCGGAGCTGGGCATCCTGTCCAAGGGTCACATGATCGAGGTCGCGCGCCAGGATCTGGTGGGCCAGTACATCGGTTCGACGGCGATCAAGACCACCGAGGTGGTCGAGAAGGCCATCGGTGGCGTGCTGTTCATCGACGAGGCGTACACGCTGGCCGCGGGTTCGGGTGGGTCCGGTCCGGACTTCGGTCAGGAAGCCATCGACGCGCTGATGAAGATCATGGAAGACCAGCGTGATTCGCTGGTGGTGATCGTCGCGGGGTACTCGGAGCAGATGGATCTGTTCCTGCAGTCCAACCCCGGTCTGGCGTCGCGGTTCACGCGCACGATCGAGTTCCCGAACTACAGCGTCGACGAGCTGGTCACGATCACGACGGGCTTGACGCGCAAGCACTACTACGAGCTGACCGACGACGCTCTGCAGGCGCTGCGCGAGTACTTCGAGCGGGTGCCGAAGGACGCGACGTTCGGTAACGGCCGTGTGGCGCGCAAGCTGTTCGAGGCGATGGTGAACAACCAGGCTTCGCGGCTGGCGTTGCAGCCGCCGTCGAAGGACTCGGAGCTCAACCGGCTGACGGCCGAGGACCTGCGGGCGGAGCTGGTGCAGCTGCCGTCGGCGGCGGCCGCGGCGGTGTCGGTGGGTTCGGACCCGGCGGCGGCCGTCGGTGCGAGCACGGGCTGGAGCCGGCTGCGGACCCTCGTCGGCCAGACCGGAGTGCGGGAGAACGCGCAGCGCCAGCTGGTGCGCCTGGGCGGGCTGAAGCAGGAGCGGCAGCCGCTCGGGCACCTGGCGAACCTGGTGATCAGCGGCGAACGCGGGTCCGGGCGGGCCGAGTTCGCGAAGCTGTACGCGTTGAGCCTGGCGGAGCTGGGGCTGGTGAACGTCGGGCAGCTCGTGCGTTGCTCGGTGGCCGCCGACCTGTACCCGCGCTGGCCGGGGCAGGCCGAGCACCTCGTGCGCACAGCCATGAACGACGCCAGTGGCGGCGTGCTCGTGCTCGATGTGGACGGTGACTGGGAGATCGCGACGCACAGCTCGGGCGCGGAGGTCGTCGAGGCTGTCGCAGAGGCCGTGACGCGCCGTCCGGCTGACCCGGTGGTGGTGCTGACCGGGCAGACGCAGCGGGTGGCCGCGCTGCTGGGTGTGGTGCCCGCGTTGCGGAGCTCGTTCACCGTCGGGTGGGAGCTCGGCGAGTACACAGTGGACGAACTGGCGGAGATCGCCGTGCGGCTGCTGGTGCGGCGCGGTCACGACGTCCCTGACGACGTCCGGGACGCGCTGGCCCACGAGCTGGCGTCGGCTTCGGAGCACACCGTGCACGCGGCTCACGAGCTGGCGCGGACGTTGTCGGTGGCGGCCGCGTCGCGCACGCTCGCGGCCGCGGACCTGCGCGGGATCCGTCCACCTGAGACCGGAGCGCTGGCGCTGGGCCCGGGCCTGGCGTCGGTCGGCTGA
- the eccD gene encoding type VII secretion integral membrane protein EccD, with protein sequence MQGELCRITVYGPQGRADLAVPMSVPLTSLLPVLLRHTGGREDLADTWVLQRLGEAPLDAAGTPESLDWKEGEEFHLRPRLDPLPELDFDDIADGMATAVSRQPGRWKPEFNRWLFLGFAIFAQVVLAWILLMPGPLGLSAIGTAVVALGLVVSAVACGVRSEDNALLLLLGLGGCGFAAIAGAVGVAGVGAAFDLQGAPILVGSLTFALAGGLLIGGRAAWSPGLPFVPFGAVVATGVAGALSMWLHLGAGLTTTQTAGLVSAVLIAVLVFAPRIGIRFARIRGPQLPRTASELQYDIEPAPAEQMVRQTAYADGYLTIFCIASAVVFTCAFPFLAEQDLFPKLLAFLVAAAVLMRSRALLGAWQRVPLSIAGSVGLVLLALSLVDPMAANWRGVSAGGLALVFFLLVLAMLRPPPRRLLPIWGHLANWTETLSAVAVIPILLQLFGVYGWATGLTA encoded by the coding sequence ATGCAGGGCGAGCTCTGCCGGATCACGGTGTACGGGCCGCAGGGGCGGGCCGACCTGGCCGTGCCGATGTCGGTGCCGCTCACGAGCCTGCTGCCGGTGCTGCTGCGCCACACCGGCGGCCGCGAGGACCTGGCCGACACGTGGGTGCTGCAGCGCCTCGGTGAGGCCCCGCTCGACGCGGCCGGCACGCCGGAGTCGCTGGACTGGAAGGAGGGCGAGGAGTTCCACCTCCGCCCCCGCCTGGACCCGCTGCCGGAGCTCGACTTCGACGACATCGCCGACGGCATGGCCACCGCGGTCAGCCGTCAGCCCGGCCGCTGGAAGCCGGAGTTCAACCGCTGGCTGTTCCTCGGCTTCGCGATCTTCGCGCAGGTCGTGCTGGCGTGGATCCTGCTCATGCCGGGTCCGCTGGGCCTGTCGGCGATCGGGACCGCCGTCGTGGCGCTGGGTCTGGTCGTGTCCGCGGTCGCGTGTGGCGTGCGCTCCGAAGACAACGCGCTGCTCTTGCTGCTCGGCCTCGGCGGCTGCGGGTTCGCGGCCATCGCCGGTGCCGTGGGCGTGGCCGGGGTCGGCGCCGCGTTCGACCTGCAGGGCGCGCCGATCCTCGTTGGCTCGCTGACGTTCGCGCTGGCCGGTGGCCTGCTCATCGGCGGGCGCGCCGCGTGGTCGCCGGGGCTGCCGTTCGTGCCGTTCGGCGCGGTGGTGGCGACGGGTGTCGCCGGCGCCCTCTCGATGTGGCTGCACCTCGGTGCCGGGCTGACCACGACCCAGACGGCCGGCCTCGTGTCGGCCGTACTCATCGCGGTGCTCGTCTTCGCTCCGCGCATCGGCATCCGGTTCGCGCGCATCCGCGGCCCGCAGCTGCCGCGCACCGCGTCGGAGCTGCAGTACGACATCGAGCCCGCGCCCGCGGAGCAGATGGTGCGGCAGACCGCCTACGCCGACGGTTACCTCACGATCTTCTGCATCGCGTCGGCGGTCGTGTTCACCTGCGCGTTCCCGTTCCTCGCGGAGCAGGACCTGTTCCCGAAGCTGCTGGCGTTCCTGGTGGCCGCGGCGGTGCTGATGCGCTCGCGCGCGCTGCTCGGCGCGTGGCAGCGGGTGCCGCTGTCGATCGCCGGCTCGGTCGGGCTGGTGCTGCTCGCGTTGTCGCTGGTCGACCCGATGGCGGCCAACTGGCGCGGGGTGTCGGCCGGCGGGCTGGCGCTGGTGTTCTTCCTGCTGGTGCTGGCGATGCTGCGGCCGCCGCCGCGGCGCCTGCTGCCGATCTGGGGCCACCTGGCCAACTGGACCGAGACGTTGAGCGCGGTGGCGGTGATCCCGATCCTGCTGCAGCTGTTCGGGGTCTACGGCTGGGCGACCGGGCTCACGGCGTGA
- a CDS encoding YbaB/EbfC family nucleoid-associated protein, with product MSSPYQKMLDDAMGAYQQQRDRFEENRKQVDSLTTSATSARREVTATVSRTGELTELSFPTSVYKRMAPAELAAVIVKTVEEARQKSISASAEAMAPMLPPGLSAQDLMSGRVDVRALFSGRVPGMEEGPQA from the coding sequence ATGAGTTCGCCGTACCAGAAGATGCTGGACGACGCCATGGGCGCCTACCAGCAGCAGCGTGATCGGTTCGAGGAGAACCGCAAGCAGGTGGATTCGCTCACGACCAGCGCCACGTCGGCGCGGCGCGAGGTGACCGCGACGGTGTCGCGCACCGGTGAGCTGACCGAACTTTCCTTCCCCACCAGTGTGTACAAGAGGATGGCGCCGGCCGAGCTGGCGGCGGTGATCGTGAAAACGGTCGAGGAGGCGCGGCAGAAGTCGATCAGCGCCTCGGCGGAGGCGATGGCACCGATGCTGCCGCCCGGGCTCTCGGCGCAGGACTTGATGAGCGGCCGCGTGGACGTGCGGGCGTTGTTCTCGGGACGTGTTCCCGGCATGGAGGAAGGGCCCCAGGCATGA